The following coding sequences are from one Melospiza melodia melodia isolate bMelMel2 unplaced genomic scaffold, bMelMel2.pri scaffold_269, whole genome shotgun sequence window:
- the LOC134433821 gene encoding synaptonemal complex central element protein 1-like, whose product MYPYVPTVSLQAAVMDPDPRSEGLYGRDPPRPPCVPVSPRPRDKAVSGVPKRGSGPVSCPVPPSGPPGGTRQLDGLLRQVHSLKVREATTEELARARDRSEELRQELEQLEQQKEALERTWQQVQGGGTPSQRDPPATPPESLQRAQLQGKEVDAKGQRRCGLCLEQQQDLEGTKQQWEQLKNLCREQRWQYCQQLEAIREELKHLRVTHAPANLKAELAKLEKMKEKWLSLERHLMDTEEQLGPEGAVLWRLVQQEQEWAERQLEVEMGRQQLSLQRRDRLAEELQQLQHSQEARPE is encoded by the exons ATGTACCCctatgtccccaccgtgtccctccAGGCTGCAGTAATGGACCCAGACCCACGCAGTGAGGGGCTCTACGGCCGAGACCCCCCAAGACCACcgtgtgtcccagtgtccccccgccccagggACAAGGCagtctcaggtgtccccaagagAGGCAGTGGCCCTGTGTCCTGCCCAGTTCCCCCCTCGGGTCCCCCTGGGGGGACCCGACAGCTGGACGGGCTGCTGAGGCAGGTGCACAGCCTGAAGG TCCGTGAGGCCACAACAGAGGAGCTGGCGAGGGCACGAGACCGCAGTGAGGAGTTGcgccaggagctggagcagc TGGAACAGCAAAAGGAGGCACTGGAGAGGACCTGGCAGCAGGTGCAGG GGGGTGGGACCCCCTCACAGAGGGACCCCCCTGCCACCCCCCCAGAGTCACTGCAGAGAGCGCAGCTGCAAGGGAAGGAGGTGGATGCCAAAGGTCAGAG GCGCTGTGGGctctgcctggagcagcagcaggacctggaagggacaaagcagcagtgggagcagctgaAAAACCTGTGCCGGGAACAgag GTGGCAGTACTGCCAGCAGCTTGAGGCCATCAGGGAGGAGCTCAAGCACCTGCGTGTCACACAT GCTCCAGCCAACCTGAAGGCCGAACTGGCAAAGCTGGAGAAGATGAAGGAGAAGTGGCTGAGCTTGG AGCGCCATTTGATGGACACcgaggagcagctgggcccagagggagctgtgctctg GCGATTGGttcagcaggagcaggagtgggCGGAGCGACAGCTGGAGGTGGAGATGGGCCGGCAGCAGCTGAGCCTGCAACGCCGTGACAG GTTGGCAGAGGagttgcagcagctgcagcactccCAGGAGGCTCGCCCAGAGTGA
- the LOC134433813 gene encoding LOW QUALITY PROTEIN: coiled-coil domain-containing protein 115-like (The sequence of the model RefSeq protein was modified relative to this genomic sequence to represent the inferred CDS: deleted 1 base in 1 codon; substituted 1 base at 1 genomic stop codon), translating into MAAGPASLRXAAGPHAGPAPVLLRALIGREVPGRAAIGRGGAGPEAAVRAAMDGSLSLSLDEAALEVMEALELLQQRREQLEQHLRQGWLSLAQARYSLGCHRVSSLQYGATMVPRVRVCHRQDPEGRPHFEEVPGTGGDPEDPDPQQVGGDGLRQRRGAPEKGGTPSRPPPDPLGWFGVLVPPSLRQAQGSFQKGVTLAVEVAELQATMEAAAARYRQLLRQKCHLDGDNRDSGDSQSSTGSPGDSEDTEGDTATSVTA; encoded by the exons ATGGCGGCCGGGCCGGCGTCACTCCGCTGAGCTGCCGGCCCTCAtgccggccccgccccc gtGCTGCTGCGTGCGCTGATTGGTCGAGAGGTGCCGGGGCGGGCTGCGATTGGACGAGGCGGGGCCGGGCCTGAGGCCGCGGTGAGGGCGGCGATGGACG GGTCGCTGTCGCTGTCCCTGGACGAGGCCGCGCTGGAGGTGATGGAggcgctggagctgctgcagcagcggcgggagcagctggagcagcacctgcggcag gggTGGCTGTCCCTTGCTCAGGCCCGTTactccctgggatgtcaccgcgTCTCGTCCCTGCAGTACGGGGCCACCATGGTGCCACGGGTCCGTGTGTGCCACag GCAGGACCCTGAGGGACGCCCCCACTTTGAGGAGGTGCCCGGAACAGGGGGGGACCCCGAGGACCCCGACCCCCAGCAGGTTGGGGGTGACG ggctgcgGCAGCGCCGGGGAGCCCCTGAAAAAGGGGGGACCCCCAGCCGgccccccccagaccccctgggctggtttggggtccTGGTGCCCCCCAGTCTGCGGCAGGCCCAGGGAAGCTTCCAGAAGG gggtgacGCTGGCCGTGGAGGTGGCCGAGCTCCAGGCCACCATGGAGGCTGCGGCCGCCCGGTACCGGCAGCTCCTGCGGCAGAAATGTCACCTGGATGGGGACAatagggacagcggggacagccagAGCTCCACGGGAagccctggggacagcgaggacaccgagggtgacacaGCGACCTCAGTGACTGCGTGA
- the LOC134433816 gene encoding LOW QUALITY PROTEIN: vacuolar fusion protein MON1 homolog B-like (The sequence of the model RefSeq protein was modified relative to this genomic sequence to represent the inferred CDS: deleted 1 base in 1 codon): MEPARTVDTASPSCHHSGDDEEEDVTAAAAMTSSVYHPAGNEEEEDKEVAAVVTATVSLRCHPSEEEVAVAMTSQGEPCGRDEDVVAAVTAEAATMSQGCHPGEEEKVTIAGTSLGCPPLGGEEEEVTTAGTAAVTSLGIRPSEEEMTVAAMSPARPPVGDEEEVTTAVTSPGCHPSEEEVTAAVTSSECHHEEGEEEVTAAVTSPGCHHEEEEEEVTAAVTSPVCNPGEEEEEVTAAVTAAAATSAPGGRRGADEDVAAAGWRARRKHVFVLSEAGKPIYSRHGNEEALAATMGVMMALVSFIQSGGNAIRAICSEDRTLVFEQRGPLLLVSVSRTRQSAAQLRRELAFVHEQILSLLTRGGIARVFARRRGFDLRRLLAGAEAVLDRLLCGAAADGRLLLGAARCLPLPGGLRRAVSGALRRAAAAARPAPALAVLAARGRLVTAARQRALAEGGRLCASDLHLLLNLLGGGAGAGAGEVWTPVCLPRFNPDGYFYAYAARLGEEEEEGVTLILLSTEREGFYAAAACRRQLEDTLRAQGWLAELAAAVRGGAGYGPSRPGAPELRHFLYKPLEGPEEMQQLPQFTSPELEEPYTSEEEQHRLFDLYHYLHSRVHSPHRPLRLLYHVAEKETLLAWVTSKFELYSCFSPLVTKAGAIAVLTKLLRWLKKEEDWLFIRYPAPFCAAPARPEGPEPEG, from the exons ATGGAGCCAGCCCGGACAGTGGACACGGCGTCCCCGAGCTGTCACCACAGCGGGGACGATGAGGAGGAAGATGTGACAGCAGCGGCGGCCATGACATCATCCGTGTATCACCCTGCTGggaatgaggaggaggaagacaaggaggtggcagcagtggtgacaGCCacagtgtccctgaggtgccaccccagtgaggaggaggtggcagtggccaTGACATCCCAAGGAGAGCCGTGTGGCAGGGATGAGGAtgtggtggcagcagtgacagcagaagCAGCCACAATGTCCCAGGGCTGTCATCCTGGTGAGGAGGAGAAGGTGACCATAGCAGGGacatccctggggtgtcccccacttgggggtgaggaggaggaggtgacaaCAGCGGGGACAGCAGCAGTGACATCCCTGGGCATTCGACCCAGTGAGGAGGAGATGACCGTGGCAGCAATGTCACCAGCACGTCCTCCTGTGGGGGATGAAGAGGAGGTGACAACAGCGGtgacatccccagggtgtcaccccAGTGAGGAAGAGGTGACGGCAGCAGTGACATCCTCAGAGTGTCACcatgaggagggagaggaggaggtgacagcagcagtgacatccccagggtgtcaccatgaggaggaagaggaggaggtgacgGCAGCAGTGACATCCCCAGTGTGTAACCccggtgaggaagaggaggaggtgacagCGGCGGTGACGGCAGCAGCGGCCACATCGGccccgggcgggcggcgcggtGCGGACGAGGACGTGGCGGCCGCGGGCTGGCGGGCGCGGCGCAAACACGTGTTCGTGCTCAGCGAGGCGGGGAAGCCGATCTACTCCCGGCACGGCAACGAGGAGGCgctggcagccaccatgggtGTCATGATGGCCCTCGTGTCCTTCATCCAGAGCGGCGGCAACGCCATCCGGGCCATCTGCTCCG AGGACCGCACGCTGGTGTTCGAGCAGCGGGGCCCGCTGCTGCTGGTGTCGGTGTCCCGCACACGGCAGTCGGCGGCGCAGCTGCGGCGGGAGCTGGCCTTCGTTCACGAGCAGATCCTGTCGCTGCTGACCCGCGGGGGCATCGCCCGAGTCTTCGCCCGACGCCGCGGCTTCGACCTGCGCCGGCTGCTGGCGGGCGCCGAGGCCGTGCTGGACCGGCTGCTCTGCGGGGCCGCGGCCGACgggcggctgctgctgggggccgcTCGCTGCCTGCCCCTGCCCGGGGGGCTCCGCCGCGCCGTGTCCGGGGCGctgcgccgcgccgccgccgccgcccgccccgcgcccgccctggCCGTGCTGGCCGCCCGGGGCCGCCTGGTGACGGCGGCGCGGCAGCGGGCGCTGGCCGAGGGCGGGCGGCTCTGCGCCAGCGACCTGCACCTGCTGCTCAACCTGctgggcggcggcgcgggcgcggGGGCGGGCGAGGTGTGGACCCCCGTGTGCTTGCCACGTTTCAACCCCGATGGGTATTTCTATGCGTACGCGGCGCGGCTGggcgaggaggaagaggagggtgtgACGCTGATCCTGCTGTCCACGGAGCGAGAGGGGTTCTATGCGGCGGCCGcgtgcaggaggcagctggaggaCACGCTGCGGGCGCAGGGCTGGCTGGCCGAGCTGGCGGCGGCCGTGCGAGGGGGAGCGGGGTACGGCCCGTCCCGGCCCGGCGCCCCCGAGCTCCGGCACTTTCTCTACAAACCCTTGGAGGGGCCGGAGGAGATGCAGCAGCTGCCGCAGTTCACCAG CCCCGAGCTGGAGGAGCCCTACACCAGCGAGGAGGAGCAGCACCGGCTCTTCGACCTGTACCACTACCTGCACAGCCGGGTGCACAGCCCGCACCGGCCCCTGCGCCTGCTCTACCACGTGGCTGAGAAGGAAACGCTGCTGGCCTGG GTGACCAGCAAGTTCGAGCTGTACAGCTGCTTCAGCCCGCTGGTGACGAAGGCGGGCGCCATCGCCGTGCTGACCAAGCTGCTGCGCTGGCTCAAGAAGGAGGAGGACTGGCTGTTCATCCGCTACCCGGCACCGTTCTGTGCCGCG CCCGCGCGCCCCGAGGGGCCCGAGCCCGAGGGCTGA
- the LOC134433811 gene encoding U3 small nucleolar ribonucleoprotein protein IMP4-like, with the protein MLRRQARERREYLQRRAKEQQQQRQRERRESLKRALDENRLLPTELRREALALQKELEFDFQAPGETGDSQDDEYRWAGLEPPKVMVTTSRDPSARLRLFAKELCLLLPGARRMNRGRAELGALVAACRAAGVTDLLVLHETRGRPDGLTVSHLPHGPTAHFTLSGAVLRQEVGGLGGAPLAAPHLLLLRLDSTLGKRVGTILKHLFPVPRPDSRRVVTFANEDDVILVRNHVYRRRGRTVELEEVGPRFQLRPYLIRLGTLEQGDAADVEWRWHPYTATAPKRRLLSAT; encoded by the exons ATG CTGCGTCGCCAGGCCCGGGAGCGCCGGGAGTACCTGCAGCGCCGggccaaggagcagcagcagcagcggcagcgggagCGCAGGGAGAGCCTGAAGCGGGCGCTGGATG AGAATCGGCTGCTGCCCACGGAGCTGCGGCGCGAGGCGCTGGCCCTGCAGAAGGAGCTCGAGTTCGACTTCCAGGCACCGGGGG AGACAGGTGACAGTCAGGATGACGAGTACAGGTGGGCGGGGCTGGAGCCCCCCAAGGTGATGGTGACGACATCACGTGACCCCAGCGCCCGCCTACGGCTCTTTGCCAAG gagctgtgcctgctgctgcccggggCTCGCCGCATGAACCGGGGCCGTGCCGAGCTGGGCGCTCTGGTGGCGGCGTGCCGGGCTGCGGGCGTCACCGACCTGCTGGTGCTGCACGAGACCCGCGGGCGGCCTG ACGGGCTGACCGTGTCCCACCTGCCCCACGGCCCCACTGCCCACTTCACCCTGAGCGGGGCCGTGTTGCGCCAGGAggtcggggggctcgggggggcccCGCTGGCCGCCccccacctgctgctgctgcgcctGGATTCCACGCTGGGAAAAAGG GTCGGGACCATCCTGAAGCACCTGTTCCCCGTCCCCCGTCCCGACAGCCGCCGCGTGGTGACCTTCGCCAACGAGGATGACGTCATTTTAGTGCG GAACCACGTGTACCGGCGCCGGGGGCGGACGGTGGAGCTGGAGGAGGTGGGACCCCGCTTCCAGCTGAGGC CCTACCTGATCCGCCTGGGCACCCTGGAGCAGGGGGACGCGGCCGACGTGGAGTGGCGCTGGCACCCGTACACGGCCACGGCCCCCAAGCGCCGCCTGCTCAGCGCCACCtga
- the LOC134433812 gene encoding tyrosine-protein phosphatase non-receptor type 18-like — translation MAPPPPPGHLSLARGVQPPLYQDAVARRALRPALLRSVSVPAEPPAPPAMDVTYAVVNKPRRGGGAAGRGPSPLGRDHAPFARDSAPSGTCSLPGSPVRRPSPSPAGSPRPSDGAYEVVTPPVDTGSGPCLGFNFRIGKPKGPRDPPAEWSRV, via the exons ATGGCACCTCCACCGCCCCCCGGCCACCTCAGCCTGGCCCGCGGGGTTCAG CCCCCCCTGTACCAGGACGCCGTggcccgccgggctctgcggccCGCGCTGCTCAG GAGCGTTTCGGTGCCGGCcgagccccccgcgccccccgccatGGACGTCACCTACGCCGTGGTCAACAAGCCCCgccgggggggcggggccgcaGGGAGAGGCCCCTCCCCTCTGGGAAGAGACCACGCCCCCTTCGCACGAGACTCCGCCCCCTCGGGCACGTGCTCGCTGCCGGGCAGCCCCGTGCGCCGCCCCTCCCCCAGCCCGGCAG GCTCCCCCAGACCCTCGGATGGCGCCTATGAGGTTGTGACCCCCCCTGTGGACACCGGCAGTGGGCCCTGTCTGG gGTTTAACTTCCGCATTGGGAAGCCCAAGGGCCCGCGGGACCCCCCGGCCGAGTGGTCCCGGGTGTGA